Proteins encoded together in one Kutzneria kofuensis window:
- a CDS encoding pre-toxin TG domain-containing protein, translating to MPRIDCHVPVRVRITGRPTEADLARIEDAVARAVADRLAAAEREIATNRRAPRGRPAVERPTVEVPGRVPSYGDGGRPVAVPVRGRPDPAARISELLATGPFDWQVTDAEAVAAFTVFRGLKPVEQLRVRQQLRLSGRWRTLLTELPQRDRDELAELEFRLGPQTGPLTAGDRVELRVRAGEHDQPDLHGVFSVADNGITAHLLGALPVVGLWPVEAANALARAYRDADLFTEPIVVSLSVVARGSLYAPRHGDVTAPEWVVSTPVPPLHRPVDTPPPGHDVPPTIPRAVPVPSTPSAVPMARPVVPREDVSADQGAALAQALTYLQTKVIPVDDRPHRAEDNEHGKGFLVSPSEAEHDARRRLADAYLRDLRQRMSRPGFRFASPAADFAVWLHDHPELGRNLLLAQAYPEVDKYDAPVRLPEWQTAIELGVGLLPVVGNIVAGYEVIGGEDLFGHQLSTVDRAILVASVFLPVAGRIFRFGRAGVTVARMAREYRLTAGEAEAIFRASAGVAPGTRGAAVLSAAAADVRAGRAIRDAKRIEELHSVLTEMGLTTRKPTLNQLQRGGAARTEAEAAERRAAETAVSAADDEIRASMVDATRPERAARLRQNAARRRQEAEQLRASADALRAEAQEYESGARSATADLPGPEDLPDSAEEFARRLTTEHAVSIPLAAVERNEAALARLVRPLMRGTHGGRVVYRVEGPGNRQLLTVTATGDVRIARATIHLNFGSEERAYEFLAKGTKHEPGTRIVAFEVREDWVRAVRSAAIPEHRTGPLAGRQPRLVDVTYADDQMEIPAGLVDELQRFVIPGSGRVVHLVP from the coding sequence ATGCCCCGGATCGACTGCCACGTACCCGTGCGGGTGCGGATCACCGGGCGGCCGACCGAGGCCGACCTGGCCCGCATCGAGGACGCGGTGGCCCGCGCCGTCGCCGACCGGCTGGCCGCCGCCGAGCGGGAGATCGCGACCAACCGGCGCGCGCCGCGCGGTCGGCCGGCGGTCGAGCGGCCGACGGTCGAGGTGCCAGGCCGGGTTCCGTCCTATGGGGACGGTGGACGTCCGGTGGCGGTGCCGGTGCGGGGACGGCCCGATCCGGCGGCTCGGATCTCCGAGTTGCTGGCCACGGGCCCGTTCGACTGGCAGGTCACCGACGCGGAGGCCGTCGCGGCGTTCACCGTGTTCCGGGGGCTGAAGCCGGTGGAGCAGTTGCGGGTGCGGCAGCAGCTGCGGTTGTCCGGGCGGTGGCGGACGTTGCTGACCGAGTTGCCGCAGCGCGACCGGGACGAGCTGGCCGAGCTGGAGTTCCGGCTCGGCCCTCAGACCGGGCCGCTCACCGCCGGCGACCGGGTCGAACTGCGGGTCCGGGCCGGCGAGCATGACCAGCCGGACCTGCACGGCGTGTTTTCCGTCGCCGACAACGGGATTACGGCGCACCTGCTCGGGGCGCTGCCGGTGGTCGGGTTGTGGCCGGTGGAGGCGGCGAACGCGCTGGCGCGGGCATACCGGGACGCCGACCTGTTCACCGAGCCGATCGTGGTCTCGCTCTCGGTCGTGGCGCGGGGTTCCCTGTACGCGCCGCGGCACGGCGACGTGACCGCGCCGGAGTGGGTGGTGTCGACGCCGGTCCCGCCCCTGCACCGGCCCGTCGACACGCCTCCCCCGGGTCATGACGTCCCGCCCACGATACCGAGGGCCGTGCCGGTCCCTTCAACGCCTTCGGCAGTGCCGATGGCGCGCCCGGTGGTGCCGCGGGAGGACGTCTCCGCCGACCAGGGCGCCGCCCTGGCGCAGGCGCTGACGTACCTGCAGACCAAGGTGATCCCGGTCGACGACCGGCCCCATCGGGCCGAGGACAACGAGCACGGCAAGGGTTTCCTCGTCTCGCCGTCCGAGGCCGAGCACGACGCCCGCCGCCGGCTGGCCGACGCCTACCTGCGGGACCTGCGGCAGCGGATGAGCCGGCCCGGCTTCCGCTTCGCCAGCCCGGCGGCTGACTTCGCCGTCTGGCTGCACGACCACCCGGAGCTGGGCCGGAATCTGCTGCTGGCGCAGGCGTATCCGGAGGTCGACAAGTACGACGCGCCGGTTCGGCTGCCCGAGTGGCAGACGGCGATCGAGCTGGGCGTCGGGCTGCTGCCGGTGGTCGGCAACATCGTCGCCGGCTACGAGGTCATCGGCGGCGAGGACCTGTTCGGCCACCAGCTGTCCACTGTGGACCGGGCGATCCTGGTGGCGTCGGTGTTCCTGCCGGTCGCCGGGCGGATCTTCCGGTTCGGCCGGGCCGGCGTCACGGTGGCGCGGATGGCCCGAGAGTACCGGCTCACCGCGGGCGAGGCCGAAGCGATCTTCCGCGCCTCCGCCGGCGTCGCGCCGGGCACCCGCGGCGCCGCGGTGCTGTCCGCCGCGGCCGCCGACGTCCGGGCCGGCCGGGCGATCCGGGACGCCAAGCGGATCGAGGAGCTGCACAGCGTGCTGACCGAGATGGGCCTGACCACCCGCAAGCCGACCCTGAACCAACTTCAGCGCGGCGGCGCGGCGCGGACCGAGGCGGAGGCGGCCGAGCGGCGGGCTGCGGAAACGGCCGTGTCGGCGGCCGACGACGAGATCCGGGCGTCGATGGTCGACGCCACCAGGCCCGAACGGGCCGCGCGGCTCCGGCAGAATGCCGCCCGGCGGCGTCAGGAAGCCGAACAGCTGCGTGCCAGTGCCGACGCGCTGCGGGCCGAGGCCCAGGAGTACGAGAGCGGCGCCCGATCGGCGACGGCCGACCTGCCCGGGCCCGAGGATCTTCCCGACAGCGCCGAGGAATTCGCCCGTCGCCTGACGACCGAGCACGCCGTCAGCATCCCGCTGGCCGCGGTGGAACGGAACGAGGCAGCTCTCGCCCGGCTGGTCCGGCCGCTGATGCGCGGCACCCACGGCGGCCGCGTCGTGTACCGGGTCGAGGGCCCTGGCAATCGCCAGCTGCTGACCGTCACGGCCACCGGCGACGTGCGGATCGCCCGCGCCACCATCCACCTCAACTTCGGCTCCGAGGAACGCGCGTACGAGTTCCTGGCCAAGGGCACCAAGCACGAACCCGGCACACGGATCGTGGCGTTCGAGGTCCGGGAGGACTGGGTGCGGGCCGTCCGCTCCGCCGCCATTCCCGAACATCGGACCGGCCCGCTCGCCGGCCGGCAGCCGCGGCTGGTCGACGTCACGTACGCCGATGACCAGATGGAGATTCCCGCCGGGCTCGTCGACGAGTTGCAGCGCTTTGTCATCCCGGGCAGCGGGCGGGTGGTCCATCTTGTCCCCTGA